From one Pseudoalteromonas ulvae UL12 genomic stretch:
- a CDS encoding EAL domain-containing protein produces MKRITFFIAIFCSALICSFQLFASLQVLTIDNQAIHGRHILAINQDPRGDFWLATDSGLFRFDGINTRPITSLEVPGLIGQSFREISSTQKHIWLSSDKGLEQINIDNQTSQVLFLGPVSHVFVQDPHSIWFLSQGRLHRYHEGQLYFPLTNLNLGAISQFALLPNGHLWVYNTDNQLIKVRLASEKVITILTHLPGIKEISADKQGRVWVIDSSHTLFQLQATQLEKYQPLSSLVLTSIKHRDNGYFYAVGKHQAYLHDSVTDQTKTIPLDQINSITNSYIDTNKQLWLQDTSGVWQTQFLPLIIDKEVATISPIYPLTQLQQKDILNGESFALKDIIQYQENSWIYSNKDGVYKYQTTHEAPTKLSIARDIHKLAVNGESLILANHHSIYSLDLETLQKSTHLEFSHINAVSNYVDQQFIFTTNKHLYALNDNQARLLALLPNQITEIYDLAYNTTKNKIYIASKEGFWQVSHELNNRFTFELLLAGDTRKITTLNDTHYWLHHNDVAKFYNLSTHEVEFVNNTVLSDSPLDLLKVGNGVLAQKNNQFITLTPTTHYQDVSQLRISEVVFTHKIQQSLLFPSDTIHLPSPVSNVQLNLASFNPSGLDYFQFKYRMLPNQEWQTMSPNQASLNIMSLPSGTHVLEIENNGEPKLQRTQLTLVSHGSNLFALIDLLAIVIAVIGLTFVFLKAKRSGLHGNSLTASLLRQTKESVWIANQDFEIIEVNKVFTQTTGYQKHDILGKKTKIYTSNGRNIQLEQLIYKELKENSFWSGQIWSSRKNAEEYYLDLTITEIKQKSIFELKNKTLYIGMFNDITTRKRHEKELQLLATRDPITGLANRTLFIEHLNKAIVDSREAFPSFALLFLDLDNFHKINESLGHSQGDVLLNLVSKRINKLLDKGCILSRLGGDEFAILIPPYLYNNMSIFYLKRQAQKILSKINNFNLNEIEVTVSASIGIALFPENGVNCESLMRSADSALNYAKHHGKNNFQFYDKKLQSSSPHSLSKESALFHAIENEEFIFYYQPKFNTIKNKIVGFEALARWPQPDGTVVGPNDFIPIAEKNGTIIALTKSLLKQACMQVKTWYEQGELVGRVAVNISAGHFQQASLIEDLTHLLTIYNISGRHLELEITESAMMQDPDFAIKQMEKLKSLGFSIALDDFGTGHSSLSYLKQFPIDTLKIDRSFIVDMVENERDRNITATIIRLAKYLDIKVVAEGVETYDQSYLLHVMGCNVVQGYYFSPPVSVANLADLKIDKPLKNNKKKAG; encoded by the coding sequence ATGAAACGGATTACTTTTTTTATTGCCATATTTTGCTCTGCACTGATTTGCAGCTTTCAACTTTTCGCTTCTTTGCAAGTACTCACCATAGATAATCAAGCCATACATGGACGTCATATTTTGGCGATCAATCAAGACCCTAGAGGTGATTTTTGGTTAGCCACTGATAGCGGCTTGTTCCGGTTTGATGGTATCAATACTCGTCCTATTACCTCGCTTGAAGTGCCAGGCTTGATAGGCCAGTCTTTTCGCGAAATATCCTCTACTCAAAAGCATATTTGGTTAAGCAGTGATAAAGGGTTAGAACAAATCAATATTGACAACCAAACTAGCCAAGTACTCTTTTTGGGCCCTGTGAGCCATGTTTTTGTTCAAGACCCTCATTCTATTTGGTTTTTAAGTCAAGGTCGTTTGCATCGCTATCATGAGGGGCAGCTTTACTTTCCTCTTACTAATTTAAACTTAGGGGCTATTAGCCAATTTGCTCTATTACCGAATGGCCATCTTTGGGTTTACAATACAGATAACCAACTGATAAAAGTCAGACTTGCTTCAGAAAAAGTCATCACTATCCTCACCCACTTACCCGGTATTAAAGAAATATCCGCTGATAAACAGGGCCGAGTGTGGGTAATAGACTCATCACACACATTATTTCAGCTTCAAGCTACTCAATTAGAAAAATACCAGCCTTTATCATCATTGGTGCTTACCAGTATCAAACATCGAGATAATGGCTATTTCTATGCGGTAGGTAAGCATCAAGCGTATTTACACGATAGCGTCACGGATCAGACTAAAACAATCCCCCTTGACCAAATAAACTCGATTACCAATAGCTACATAGATACAAATAAACAGTTATGGTTGCAAGATACATCAGGTGTTTGGCAAACACAGTTTTTACCTCTGATTATCGATAAAGAAGTGGCAACGATCTCACCGATATACCCACTGACTCAACTGCAGCAAAAAGATATTCTCAACGGGGAGAGTTTTGCATTAAAAGATATTATTCAATATCAAGAAAATAGCTGGATTTATAGTAATAAAGACGGCGTATATAAATACCAAACGACACATGAAGCTCCAACAAAACTCTCTATCGCACGTGACATCCATAAACTGGCCGTTAATGGTGAGTCGCTTATTTTGGCAAACCACCACTCAATATACTCTTTAGATCTGGAAACATTACAAAAAAGCACACACCTTGAATTTAGTCATATCAATGCAGTGTCAAATTATGTCGATCAACAGTTTATTTTTACCACCAATAAACACCTCTATGCACTCAATGATAACCAAGCTCGGCTGCTCGCTTTATTGCCCAATCAAATAACTGAGATTTATGACCTCGCTTACAATACTACCAAAAACAAAATTTACATCGCCTCGAAAGAAGGGTTTTGGCAAGTAAGTCATGAACTGAACAACCGCTTCACATTCGAATTACTGCTTGCTGGCGATACGCGAAAAATAACCACACTCAATGACACACATTATTGGCTGCATCACAATGATGTAGCCAAATTTTACAATTTAAGCACTCACGAAGTAGAGTTTGTAAATAACACCGTGCTTTCTGATTCACCTCTGGATCTGTTAAAAGTAGGCAATGGCGTGTTGGCTCAAAAAAATAACCAGTTTATTACCTTAACACCCACCACTCACTACCAAGATGTGAGTCAGCTTCGTATTTCTGAAGTGGTGTTTACACATAAAATTCAGCAATCTTTGCTTTTTCCTAGCGACACTATTCATCTTCCAAGCCCAGTTAGCAACGTGCAACTCAATTTAGCTTCCTTCAATCCTTCAGGACTTGATTACTTTCAATTTAAATATCGCATGCTTCCCAATCAAGAATGGCAGACCATGAGCCCAAACCAAGCGAGTTTAAATATTATGTCGTTGCCTTCTGGGACGCATGTGTTGGAAATAGAAAATAACGGAGAGCCCAAATTACAAAGAACTCAACTCACCTTAGTGAGTCACGGGAGTAATTTATTCGCTTTAATTGATTTATTAGCTATTGTTATTGCCGTTATTGGACTCACTTTTGTCTTCCTCAAGGCTAAACGCTCTGGCCTTCATGGCAATAGTTTGACCGCTTCTTTATTAAGACAAACAAAAGAGTCGGTATGGATTGCAAATCAAGATTTCGAGATTATTGAAGTCAACAAAGTATTTACTCAAACTACTGGTTATCAAAAGCATGACATCCTAGGTAAAAAAACCAAAATCTACACCAGTAACGGTCGCAATATACAACTTGAGCAACTGATATATAAAGAACTAAAAGAGAATAGTTTTTGGTCTGGGCAAATTTGGAGTTCCCGTAAAAATGCCGAAGAATATTATTTGGACTTAACCATTACAGAGATTAAACAAAAATCGATCTTTGAACTGAAAAACAAAACCTTGTATATCGGAATGTTCAACGATATCACCACACGTAAACGCCATGAAAAAGAATTACAGCTATTAGCTACCCGCGACCCCATAACCGGACTTGCTAATCGGACATTATTTATAGAGCACCTTAACAAAGCTATTGTTGATAGCCGCGAAGCGTTTCCATCTTTTGCTTTATTATTTTTAGATCTCGATAATTTTCACAAAATTAATGAATCTCTCGGGCACAGCCAAGGTGATGTGCTGCTCAATTTAGTCAGTAAGCGTATCAATAAGTTACTCGATAAAGGCTGTATTTTATCAAGGCTTGGTGGTGATGAGTTCGCTATTCTGATCCCCCCATATTTATATAACAACATGAGTATTTTTTACCTAAAGCGACAAGCACAAAAAATTCTTAGTAAAATAAACAATTTTAATTTAAACGAAATCGAAGTGACTGTCTCTGCAAGTATTGGCATTGCCTTATTTCCAGAAAATGGCGTCAATTGCGAAAGCTTAATGCGCAGCGCTGACAGCGCATTAAATTACGCTAAGCACCACGGTAAAAATAACTTCCAGTTTTACGATAAAAAACTGCAAAGCTCGAGCCCACACAGCCTTTCCAAAGAAAGCGCTTTATTCCATGCTATCGAAAATGAAGAGTTTATTTTTTATTACCAACCCAAATTTAACACCATCAAAAATAAAATTGTTGGCTTTGAAGCCCTTGCTCGCTGGCCTCAGCCCGATGGAACAGTTGTCGGACCCAATGACTTTATCCCGATCGCTGAAAAAAATGGCACCATTATCGCGCTGACCAAAAGCCTGTTAAAACAAGCGTGTATGCAAGTTAAAACATGGTATGAACAAGGAGAGTTAGTCGGTAGGGTCGCTGTAAATATTTCAGCCGGTCATTTCCAACAAGCCAGTTTAATCGAAGATTTAACCCACTTATTGACGATTTACAACATCAGTGGCCGACACTTGGAACTTGAAATTACCGAAAGCGCCATGATGCAAGATCCTGATTTTGCGATAAAACAAATGGAAAAACTTAAATCGCTTGGTTTTTCTATCGCACTTGATGATTTTGGGACTGGCCATTCTTCGTTGAGCTACTTAAAGCAATTTCCAATTGATACGTTAAAGATTGACCGTTCCTTTATTGTCGATATGGTTGAAAATGAACGAGATAGAAACATCACTGCAACTATTATCCGATTAGCCAAGTATCTCGATATTAAAGTGGTTGCAGAGGGTGTCGAAACGTATGATCAATCTTATTTACTGCATGTGATGGGGTGTAATGTTGTACAAGGCTATTATTTCAGCCCACCAGTCTCGGTTGCCAATTTAGCGGATTTAAAAATAGACAAGCCATTAAAAAATAATAAAAAAAAGGCTGGTTAA
- the trmL gene encoding tRNA (uridine(34)/cytosine(34)/5-carboxymethylaminomethyluridine(34)-2'-O)-methyltransferase TrmL: MLDIVLYQPEIPPNTGNIIRLCANTGYSLHLIEPLGFEWDDKRVRRAGLDYHEFSHVKRHPNLESYLATEQPSTVYACTTKGSGPFHKAQFKAGDCLLFGPETRGLPMDIIESLPNEQRLRIPMQPNSRSMNLSNAVAVFIYESWRQLDFAGSV; this comes from the coding sequence ATGCTCGATATCGTACTTTATCAACCTGAAATTCCCCCGAATACTGGCAATATCATTCGGTTATGTGCCAATACTGGTTATTCGCTGCATTTAATTGAACCATTAGGGTTTGAATGGGATGACAAACGGGTGCGCCGTGCAGGGCTTGACTACCATGAATTTAGTCATGTAAAACGCCATCCAAACTTAGAGAGCTACCTCGCCACCGAACAGCCAAGCACCGTTTATGCTTGTACGACTAAAGGCTCTGGGCCATTTCATAAAGCGCAATTTAAAGCAGGTGATTGTTTATTATTTGGCCCAGAAACTCGCGGCCTTCCCATGGACATTATTGAGTCACTCCCCAATGAGCAACGCCTTCGTATTCCGATGCAGCCAAATAGCCGCAGCATGAATTTATCAAACGCCGTAGCTGTCTTTATTTATGAATCTTGGCGCCAGCTTGATTTTGCCGGTTCGGTTTAA
- a CDS encoding cation diffusion facilitator family transporter — translation MKERDYGFWVKLASWVTMAMVSMMILTKMWAWLTTGSAAMLGSLTDSLMDITATMMSFFVLRYALRPADDDHRFGHGKAESLAGLGQAAFIAGSGCLLAFHGIERIYNPTTVSHTSLGIGVSIFAIICTLIIVSVQHQVIKRTESIAIKADSIHYKGDLILNASVILAMALSSYGWVQADGVFAILVAGYLLFNAWQVALESADHLMDKELPDEEKEQILHWVNSHESVHGAHDIRTRQAGQTKFIQLHIELDDHLTLMRAHQVSDEVVAIIKDNMDGHVDILIHQDPLSVVRAAKKS, via the coding sequence ATGAAAGAAAGAGATTATGGTTTTTGGGTCAAGTTAGCCAGTTGGGTCACTATGGCGATGGTCAGCATGATGATCTTAACAAAAATGTGGGCATGGTTGACGACAGGCTCTGCAGCCATGCTTGGCTCATTAACTGATTCCTTGATGGATATTACCGCCACAATGATGAGCTTTTTTGTTTTGCGTTATGCGCTTAGGCCAGCAGATGACGACCATCGCTTTGGTCATGGTAAAGCTGAATCGTTAGCTGGGCTGGGGCAGGCGGCATTTATTGCTGGTTCTGGCTGTTTATTGGCATTTCATGGCATTGAACGTATTTATAACCCGACAACGGTTTCGCATACCAGTTTAGGGATAGGGGTGAGTATTTTTGCCATTATTTGCACATTGATTATTGTCTCAGTGCAACATCAGGTAATTAAGCGCACCGAATCAATCGCCATAAAAGCAGACTCAATCCATTACAAAGGGGATTTAATCCTCAATGCTAGTGTCATTCTAGCTATGGCTTTGTCTAGTTATGGCTGGGTGCAAGCTGATGGTGTTTTTGCGATTCTTGTTGCGGGCTATTTATTGTTTAATGCTTGGCAAGTGGCGTTAGAAAGTGCCGACCATTTAATGGATAAAGAGCTACCAGATGAGGAAAAAGAGCAAATCCTACATTGGGTGAATAGTCATGAATCAGTGCATGGCGCTCATGATATTCGTACTCGCCAAGCAGGGCAGACAAAATTTATCCAATTACATATAGAGTTAGATGATCACCTTACGCTGATGCGTGCTCATCAAGTTTCAGATGAAGTGGTCGCCATTATTAAAGACAACATGGATGGGCATGTTGATATTTTAATACATCAAGATCCACTGTCAGTGGTTCGAGCTGCTAAAAAGTCATAA
- a CDS encoding alpha/beta fold hydrolase, with the protein MFYSDESQLGDNQAIIEAFWQQKVTADSLSFSEIELAYAYVLAPNATQAVVISSGRIESFLKYKELIWELYNNNYAVFIVDHPGQGLSSRQLNNSHKGFIEDFAVYVDAFAYFIEKVVNPHWSGPKVMLAHSMGCAIAALYLKTNAQAFQRAVFCAPMFGIHLGTPPQWLAEGLVNALFALGLKTAYLPGQSNYNPKPFDQNQLTGSEVRYQHFRALYHTVPELQLGGVTIAWLKAAFVATQKIANTTLDLQVLLLQAADDEIVDNQAQNLWVARQTHTTLVCFEAAKHELLCEQDKVRRPVMSHIYDFLAARTTDSGS; encoded by the coding sequence ATGTTTTACTCTGACGAATCTCAATTAGGTGACAATCAAGCCATTATTGAGGCTTTTTGGCAACAAAAGGTCACTGCAGACTCCCTTTCATTTTCTGAGATAGAGCTTGCGTATGCCTATGTGCTTGCGCCTAATGCGACACAAGCCGTGGTTATTTCCAGCGGCCGTATTGAGAGTTTTCTTAAATATAAAGAGTTAATTTGGGAGTTATACAATAATAACTACGCTGTTTTTATTGTTGATCACCCAGGGCAAGGCTTATCAAGTCGCCAGTTAAACAACTCGCACAAAGGGTTTATTGAAGACTTTGCAGTGTATGTCGATGCCTTTGCGTACTTTATCGAGAAGGTGGTTAATCCTCATTGGTCAGGCCCAAAAGTAATGCTTGCCCACTCAATGGGCTGTGCGATTGCGGCCCTTTATTTAAAAACGAACGCGCAAGCATTCCAAAGAGCTGTATTTTGCGCGCCGATGTTCGGTATTCACTTAGGTACCCCCCCTCAATGGCTAGCTGAGGGATTAGTAAACGCCTTGTTCGCGCTAGGCTTAAAAACAGCCTATTTACCAGGGCAAAGTAATTACAATCCTAAACCGTTTGATCAAAACCAACTGACGGGCAGTGAAGTGCGTTACCAACATTTTCGAGCCCTGTATCACACCGTACCAGAATTACAGCTCGGTGGTGTCACCATTGCTTGGTTAAAGGCCGCCTTTGTTGCCACCCAAAAAATAGCCAACACGACACTAGATCTTCAGGTACTCCTTCTTCAAGCAGCTGATGATGAAATTGTTGATAATCAAGCTCAAAATTTGTGGGTCGCTCGACAAACACACACTACTTTAGTGTGCTTTGAAGCCGCAAAGCATGAACTGCTGTGTGAGCAAGATAAAGTTCGTCGCCCTGTTATGTCACATATTTATGACTTTTTAGCAGCTCGAACCACTGACAGTGGATCTTGA
- a CDS encoding ATP-binding protein, with protein MNLAQLDPRRYLFFKIFSWFWFTILATIGLAIFLSNVTTDNVINEPLKGPMEKNLAMLGKSIERASKKSQRDVKEIVNHPRMTKHRLVYVVDEQKNESYFNQALDNEIDISLISYTKDLAPQIIFTPTYHAFGPIQINIEQQSYLLYEIQPDTNPHLIFKLKLMPAWLKWLIALGASLSLSLLFSKALMSPINALKKASSELANGQLKTRVNNGTASRDELGQLTNEFNQMAEKIELLVTSQKRLLADISHELRSPLTRLQMAAGLAQMQHDNQHNPYIRRIEQEAENLDKMIADVLTVSRLEAQSQVLIKETQGFNQVIDKVVSDAQFEAKQHNKTLTLHGQQNAQFSFDAKALASAFENILRNAIKYAQHHVSVELKHSEQELMITVCDDGPGVPEEYLTQIFEPFFRVSQARDRNSGGTGLGLAISKHAIEAHQGQISLFNQQGGGLCVTVTLPLTLN; from the coding sequence ATGAACCTTGCGCAATTAGATCCGCGTCGCTATTTATTCTTCAAAATTTTTAGTTGGTTTTGGTTCACTATATTAGCCACGATCGGCCTCGCGATTTTTTTGAGTAATGTCACCACAGACAATGTAATCAACGAACCGCTAAAAGGCCCCATGGAAAAAAATCTCGCCATGCTAGGAAAAAGCATTGAACGAGCGAGCAAGAAATCACAACGGGATGTCAAAGAGATTGTTAACCATCCTCGTATGACTAAACATCGTTTAGTTTATGTTGTCGATGAACAAAAAAATGAGAGTTACTTTAATCAGGCGCTTGATAACGAAATCGATATTAGCCTAATTAGTTACACCAAAGACTTAGCACCACAAATCATTTTTACTCCAACTTATCATGCATTTGGGCCTATTCAAATCAACATTGAGCAGCAAAGCTATTTACTCTATGAAATTCAGCCTGATACTAACCCTCACCTCATTTTTAAATTAAAGTTGATGCCCGCTTGGCTAAAATGGCTGATAGCATTAGGCGCTAGTTTAAGTTTGAGCTTACTCTTTAGTAAGGCGCTGATGAGTCCTATTAACGCCTTAAAAAAAGCCTCGAGTGAACTAGCTAACGGGCAACTCAAAACACGTGTCAATAATGGCACAGCTTCACGAGATGAACTTGGCCAGCTGACTAATGAATTCAATCAAATGGCAGAAAAAATTGAATTATTAGTCACTAGCCAAAAGCGCTTACTCGCTGACATTTCTCATGAGCTGCGCTCGCCTTTAACACGCTTGCAAATGGCGGCGGGGCTTGCCCAAATGCAGCACGATAATCAGCACAACCCCTATATTAGGCGCATTGAACAAGAAGCCGAAAACCTCGATAAAATGATTGCTGATGTGTTAACTGTGTCACGCCTAGAGGCGCAAAGTCAGGTACTTATAAAAGAAACACAAGGCTTTAATCAGGTAATTGACAAAGTGGTTTCTGATGCGCAATTTGAGGCAAAACAACATAACAAAACACTCACGCTTCACGGCCAACAAAATGCGCAATTTAGTTTCGATGCCAAAGCCCTCGCCAGTGCGTTTGAAAATATCCTGCGTAATGCCATCAAATATGCACAGCACCATGTTTCGGTTGAGCTCAAGCACAGTGAGCAAGAACTAATGATCACTGTATGTGATGATGGCCCCGGTGTGCCCGAAGAATATTTAACCCAAATTTTTGAGCCTTTTTTTCGAGTGTCACAAGCCAGAGATCGCAACTCTGGTGGTACAGGGCTAGGTTTAGCGATTAGCAAACACGCGATTGAGGCGCATCAAGGTCAAATATCTTTATTTAATCAACAAGGTGGTGGATTATGTGTCACAGTGACCTTACCACTTACACTCAATTAG
- a CDS encoding response regulator, which produces MKLLLIDDDIALCELLNEYLGAQGFELVIKNDGEAGLNEALAHDYPLILLDVMLPKIEGFEVLKTLRQHKLTPVIMLTARGEDFDRIFGLELGADDYLAKPFNHRELLARVKAITRRIEHILASNKSQPLNWHDIEVKPHSREVLAAGHTLLLTGTEYEILNLLLKHAGDIVSKEQISEQVLGRRLAAFDRSIDMHVSNIRKKIAEHIEPERIKTIRGSGYILVSGA; this is translated from the coding sequence ATGAAACTGCTGTTAATTGACGATGATATCGCTTTATGTGAACTACTTAATGAGTATTTAGGCGCTCAAGGGTTTGAACTCGTCATCAAAAATGATGGTGAAGCAGGCCTTAACGAAGCACTCGCCCATGACTACCCACTCATACTTCTTGATGTGATGTTACCAAAAATAGAGGGGTTTGAAGTACTCAAAACCTTACGTCAACACAAACTCACTCCTGTGATTATGCTCACGGCTCGCGGTGAAGACTTTGATCGCATCTTTGGTTTAGAGCTTGGCGCAGACGATTACTTAGCTAAGCCTTTTAACCATCGTGAACTTCTTGCTCGCGTCAAAGCAATCACGCGTCGTATCGAACATATTCTAGCCAGCAACAAAAGCCAGCCGCTCAATTGGCACGATATCGAAGTTAAACCCCATAGCCGTGAAGTACTCGCAGCTGGGCACACTTTATTGCTTACTGGCACTGAGTATGAAATTTTAAATTTACTACTTAAACATGCCGGCGATATTGTCAGCAAAGAGCAAATAAGCGAGCAAGTTCTTGGACGACGTTTAGCGGCTTTTGATCGCTCAATTGATATGCATGTCAGTAATATTCGCAAAAAAATAGCTGAACATATTGAGCCTGAGCGAATTAAAACCATCCGAGGCTCTGGCTATATTTTGGTATCGGGAGCTTAG
- a CDS encoding Spy/CpxP family protein refolding chaperone, which yields MKLSQLVLIAGLGTAALFSSASFAKPDHNLYRFLQSERAAAKLELTSSQQEQIAAIRTLSKAELDPLKEAMKGNRTAIKSIVQAEQFDEGAFRSAMQGNQSEMLEIAVIKARYNNQLWNVLTTEQQEKLSKMAKRKHKKMKKQQD from the coding sequence ATGAAATTATCACAATTAGTGCTTATTGCAGGCTTAGGTACTGCAGCTTTGTTTTCTTCAGCTAGTTTTGCAAAACCAGATCATAACTTATATCGATTCTTACAATCTGAGCGAGCGGCGGCCAAGCTTGAATTGACCAGCAGCCAACAAGAGCAGATTGCTGCAATCCGTACACTGAGTAAAGCTGAGTTGGATCCACTTAAAGAGGCGATGAAAGGCAATCGAACTGCAATTAAGTCCATTGTTCAAGCCGAACAATTTGATGAAGGAGCATTTCGAAGCGCGATGCAAGGTAATCAGTCTGAAATGCTAGAGATTGCAGTGATTAAGGCGCGTTACAATAATCAGCTATGGAATGTGTTAACAACCGAGCAGCAAGAAAAGCTCAGTAAAATGGCCAAACGTAAACATAAAAAAATGAAAAAACAGCAAGATTAA
- the yacG gene encoding DNA gyrase inhibitor YacG, producing the protein MSTIVNCPNCNKDVVWGEQSPYRPFCCKQCQLIDLGEWSMENHKISSQSGNDQKVTPDMIEDIEEMLAKAEQDFFK; encoded by the coding sequence ATGAGCACTATCGTCAACTGCCCTAACTGCAATAAAGATGTCGTTTGGGGTGAGCAATCCCCATATCGCCCTTTTTGCTGCAAGCAATGCCAACTAATAGACTTAGGTGAATGGTCAATGGAAAATCATAAAATTAGTAGCCAAAGTGGAAACGATCAAAAAGTCACACCTGATATGATTGAAGACATTGAAGAAATGCTCGCCAAAGCTGAGCAAGATTTTTTTAAATAA